A segment of the Roseiconus lacunae genome:
CGCGGGCGACGTTCGCTCCACCAGATCGGACAGGCATTGTTTGTCGTCGTCGTCGCAATCTTTATTCATTGGATGGTACTGCCGATTGCGTTCTGTTACTACTCGTTTTGGACGCCGCTGAAGGCCTTGCTAACCAAACGCAAAGATGACGACCCGGTCGAATTGGGGACCGATTCGATCGATTAGTGCTTCGACCGCGTCTGATGATTAATTTGCGGAACCCGCCAACCGTTTCGGTCGCTTCGGCCGATACGTTCGGCCAACCACACCCTGGCAATACCAACCTTATTGACAATCCGAACAGACACGGATGGCTTCTTGCAAGCTGGTCGTTCCCTCGATAACACTTGCCAGTGCGCCCCGGGCAATCGTTTTCATGCCTTCTTGCGTGACCGCGTGCTTGACCGTATCCGGTGACGCGTTCGTGCGGATGAGGTCTTTTAATCGCGATGTCATTCGAATCACTTCGAAGGTCGCGAAACGCCCTCGGTACCCCGTTTGTCGGCAATCGGAGCAGCCGACCGCTCTATAAATAGGTACGTCAGCAGGAATTCGATACCTTTGTCGATAGGCATCATCCAATGAATCGACAGTCTTGCATCCGTCGCAAAGTCGTCGTATCAGCCGTTGAGAAACAAGCAACCGCAGTTGGTCGGCCAAACGCGACCGTTCGATGCCCCATTCGTCGAGTCGCGCCAGACTGCTGATCGCATCGCTGGTCTGCAACGTCGAAAGAACCAGATGGCCTGCGGTCGCAGCCTTCAAACAAGTCTTCGCCGTTTCCTGATCGGCCAATTCGCCGACCATGATGATGTCCGGATCTTGTCGCAGCAGCGCCTCGATGACGTGCGAATAGGTCAGTCCGAGTTCTGGTTCTGCCTGAACCTGATTGATCCCTTCGATCTTGATCTGTACCGGATCTTCGACCGTACAGAGATTGGCTTGAGAATCATTTAAGAACTTCAAGCAGGAGTACATCGTCGTGCTTTTGCCATTTCCCGCGGGCCCGCTCATCAAGATTAATCCGCTCGGACTGCGGATCGATTCGACAAGATCGGTGTACTGACGACGGTCGAGTTCTAGACGTTCCAAGTCATGAGACGGGGCCGACTGATTGACCACGCGCAATACGATTTTCTCGCCATAAACAGTCGGGCACGAGTTCACTCGCAAGTCAATTCTATTGTTGCCGGACTGCAAGACGATGGTTCCGTCTTGTGGACGCCGACACTCGTCAAGATCCATACGTCCGAGGGCTTTCAGGTGATTGATGACCTTGCCCTGCATTGCGATCGGAAGCGTACCGAATGGCGGCGACGGGATTTCCGCGAGTACACCATCGATACGCAGGCGAACCCGACATCCCGTATCGGAAGGTTCAATATGAATGTCACTCGCATTGCATTGTAGCGCCTGTTCAAACAATGTGTGGATATAGCGTGTAATTCGATGATCACGACCGTCAGGTACGCCATGATTTGGTTCAGGATTACGACGCGTATGGGACAGCAGGGGGGCTCGGTCTTGCGGTGCCATCACGCCGACGCCTAGACCGTCACTTGATTTGTTCAGCAGTGAATCAACGTCGTCGGACGGTGCGTAGAGTGTGGTTAGGATTCGTTCGATCACCGACAGCGGCGCAAACATTGGTCGCATTTGACGACCGGTTTGTGATCGAATCTCGTCGGCAAGCAACAATGAATCGGGGGAGAATACCGCGACCTCAAGCAAACTTCCGTCATCGTGAAGTGGAGCGATCATGTGCTCGCAACACAAACGAACCGGTAATGACGATGCGATCGACGGGTCAATCGGTGGAGGGGTGTCGTCAGGCGGATCAAATAAGGGGACCAGATAATGCTCTGAATAGCATTGGGCGATTTGAGTTTCATTCGCCAAGCCGCTACGAATAATAAGCTCCTCAAGTGTCGTGTCGTATTGCTCGACCGACTGCCAGAGTTCTTCTAGGCTTTCGGGGGTGAAAGCTTCAACACGGTTGAGCAACTGTAGGATGAGTGGCTGCCGTTTGCCATGAATCGTCTCGTTTGAATGATTTGTTGCCGCTTTCATGATTTGGAGTGCCCCTTTCCAAATGTCCGCGGCAAGCGTGCTAGTTCCTTACCGCTTTCGATGACCGAAGTGGATCGTCAAACGAGATGCAATACGACTTGCGACCGATGCCGATGACCACGTGATCCTGCCGGACGGCCAACAGTTTGGCCGTGCTCGCCGGATACCCTTCAATGGCGATCGGATCGCCGAGGCGACAAGTTCGGCCGTTGATGACGGCCCAGGATTGCCGGCCCAATTGGGCAACCCCGGTCAGCATGATCAGCCGCTCTGCATCAATTGCTTCGCTGGCCGGCTTCGGCGGTTGATCCGTTGATGACAGCGCGCCGGCCAAGTCGATCATGTAGTCGGCATTAAAAACTAGCTCGATCGGCGAACCTTGGTCCTCTTGGTTTAGTTCCCGATCAGTCAACGCCGTCTGATTGGATCTTTGCTGAGGCACTACTTCGTGTAGCGAAGAAGTGAAATCAGCGCCGTTGCCGCGTTGACCGATCGGCTTATCAAGAGATTGGCTTATGAGTTCGTGGTCGGAGACGAATCCTATCAGTCTGGCGTGAGGGTTTTCCCCTGATGAGGTCAACGATGGCGTGTAGGCAAGTGCCGTGGTGTAATCCTCTCGGCATCGTCTGAGTTGATCGGCAATGACAAGGATGACCACCGAGATCGCGAGCATGTACAGGATCGGTTTCTTGATCGAAATCGATCGATGACGCTCGGGCGAAGACGGGGCATCTGGGGTTGGGGCGTCTGGGGGTGGGCCCGGTTTGGAGCGAACGAAATTAAATTGGTTCTGCCGACGGGAGTAAAATTGGTCCGCGCACATTTGTGCGATCAATCCCGGGTTCATCGCCGGACCATCTAACCATTCGTA
Coding sequences within it:
- a CDS encoding GspE/PulE family protein; translation: MKAATNHSNETIHGKRQPLILQLLNRVEAFTPESLEELWQSVEQYDTTLEELIIRSGLANETQIAQCYSEHYLVPLFDPPDDTPPPIDPSIASSLPVRLCCEHMIAPLHDDGSLLEVAVFSPDSLLLADEIRSQTGRQMRPMFAPLSVIERILTTLYAPSDDVDSLLNKSSDGLGVGVMAPQDRAPLLSHTRRNPEPNHGVPDGRDHRITRYIHTLFEQALQCNASDIHIEPSDTGCRVRLRIDGVLAEIPSPPFGTLPIAMQGKVINHLKALGRMDLDECRRPQDGTIVLQSGNNRIDLRVNSCPTVYGEKIVLRVVNQSAPSHDLERLELDRRQYTDLVESIRSPSGLILMSGPAGNGKSTTMYSCLKFLNDSQANLCTVEDPVQIKIEGINQVQAEPELGLTYSHVIEALLRQDPDIIMVGELADQETAKTCLKAATAGHLVLSTLQTSDAISSLARLDEWGIERSRLADQLRLLVSQRLIRRLCDGCKTVDSLDDAYRQRYRIPADVPIYRAVGCSDCRQTGYRGRFATFEVIRMTSRLKDLIRTNASPDTVKHAVTQEGMKTIARGALASVIEGTTSLQEAIRVCSDCQ